Part of the Allofrancisella frigidaquae genome is shown below.
TATTTTCAGCTTGCATAGGCTTAACTTTAATCTCTTTACTAGTACCATCTAGGTAGTTAAACACCATCGTTACAGAATCTTCAGTTTTACCTTGCGTAAACCTTCCTAAAATCTCTGCTGTAACCTTCTCATCAATTTTATCAAATTTACCATCTATAAGGGTCAAAGGACCTGTGTGGGATGAACAATAAACACTTATAAACTGATTTTTATAACCATTTAAATAGTTATTTTCACCCTCTTCTCGGCCAACTATAAGCTTAAATTCTGGCTTAAAACGAATATGCCTACCTACTTTTAGAAGCATAATATCATCAAACTCATATTCTCGTGTATCTCTAGCTTGCCATAAATCCACGAGCTTATCAGAGTATTGTTTATCTGTAAGAAAACAACATCCTCCTGCGGGAGAGGCATAATCATCTATAGCATATTCTTTTGCTAAACGTATTTGATCTTTTCTACCTCTTCCTGTAATACCAAGCAATTTAGATCTATTAACCCAACCTTCTCTTTCAGGTTTAGTTTCTGGAAGATTTTTAGCACTAAGTGGCCGCAGTAGAAGATCATCGATACCAGATTGTTTTTGCACTATTGGCATAGTATTTTTTCTTTGTGACATTGGTCTTTGACCAATAACTTCTCCAGTTATTATAAAATCAAAACCATTTTCAATAGCCCACTGTTTGGCTTTTCTTACCATAAATATCTTACAATCTAGACATGGATTCATATTAGCACCATAGCCATATTTGGGGTTTAAAAGGACATCTTTATATTCTTCTATCACATCAATAATATGTAGCTTTATTCCCAACTGTTCAGCGACCCATAAAGCGTTATTTCTTTTTTGTTTTTCTTTATCACGCTTACGGATAGCGTGAGTATGTCCTTCAACACAAAACCCTGTGAAAAAATTAATCCCTTCAACGTGGATACCCTGCTCTTGTATTAACTTTGTAGCTAACATAGAGTCAAGACCACCTGATATCAATGAAACTGCTTTTATTTGTTTTTCCATAATGAGTAATTGAAATAAATACTTTAAACTCTAAATGATTTGTGACAATTTTAACATATCAAAATTTTAAACTATATTTTTATTGAGATAATAAACCTTACTAGATTTAAGTTTTAGTAGCAACTTTACAAAGTTACTCTACAGAACATCAAAATACTCCTCTTGGTATAAACTAAATTATAGTGTAAATATATAGGAGTTAACAACCACCTTTTTTATTTATCGCAACATTTGTCATATACACACCTAAAAATATTACCGCACCAAAGAGTAAAGATAATGGTGATAGTGTTTCACCATAAAATATAAATCCTATAATTATAACTAAAAACGGCATAACATTTTGAAATACGGCTGTCTTATAAACACCTATTTCTTCTAACGATTGTAAATACCACACGTAAGATATTACTGTAGCAAAAATTGATATATATATCATACTTGTCCAAAAAGGAAAATCCGTATCTGCAAGCCTACTAAAATCAGACTTAAATAAACTAACAATAGCAAACATAACCATACCAACAATAGCACCGTAGGTATTTATGGTTATCATATTTATACCTTGTCTAACACAACTTTTACCTAAGATAGCATAAGCACTAAAGCATAAAACTGCTAAAATACTTAGTACTTCACCTAAATTAATTGATAGACCAATCGCACATTCTGCATCTGTTCCATAACCTGAAAATGATACAACACCTACAGTTCCCAAGAGTGCTACTAAAATGCCTAGCTTAGCTTGCAAATTTACCTTCATTTTAAAAATGTAACTACATAAAACTGTTATGAAACAAGGAGAAAATGCGTATATAATAGCTATGATATTTCCTGATATTAATTTTTCAGCCCATAAGAATGCGATGTTGTATAAAAATACACCAAAGAAGCCTATAGCAATTATATAAAGCCACTGTTTTATATTTAATTTTGGTAACAGTGTTTTAGTATAATAATAATGAACAAGTAAAAATAATAATGAGGCAAATACATAACGAATAAATCC
Proteins encoded:
- a CDS encoding tRNA (5-methylaminomethyl-2-thiouridylate)-methyltransferase, whose translation is MEKQIKAVSLISGGLDSMLATKLIQEQGIHVEGINFFTGFCVEGHTHAIRKRDKEKQKRNNALWVAEQLGIKLHIIDVIEEYKDVLLNPKYGYGANMNPCLDCKIFMVRKAKQWAIENGFDFIITGEVIGQRPMSQRKNTMPIVQKQSGIDDLLLRPLSAKNLPETKPEREGWVNRSKLLGITGRGRKDQIRLAKEYAIDDYASPAGGCCFLTDKQYSDKLVDLWQARDTREYEFDDIMLLKVGRHIRFKPEFKLIVGREEGENNYLNGYKNQFISVYCSSHTGPLTLIDGKFDKIDEKVTAEILGRFTQGKTEDSVTMVFNYLDGTSKEIKVKPMQAENIKKEWYI
- a CDS encoding DMT family transporter; translated protein: MDTSTKSYVKILLAVTFWASLYHIAPLPLKYVDIYMVGFIRYVFASLLFLLVHYYYTKTLLPKLNIKQWLYIIAIGFFGVFLYNIAFLWAEKLISGNIIAIIYAFSPCFITVLCSYIFKMKVNLQAKLGILVALLGTVGVVSFSGYGTDAECAIGLSINLGEVLSILAVLCFSAYAILGKSCVRQGINMITINTYGAIVGMVMFAIVSLFKSDFSRLADTDFPFWTSMIYISIFATVISYVWYLQSLEEIGVYKTAVFQNVMPFLVIIIGFIFYGETLSPLSLLFGAVIFLGVYMTNVAINKKGGC